The following coding sequences lie in one Benincasa hispida cultivar B227 chromosome 6, ASM972705v1, whole genome shotgun sequence genomic window:
- the LOC120079016 gene encoding paired amphipathic helix protein Sin3-like 3 isoform X2: MKHLLKRRSLFNLKKLSTLSTRFEGDNHVYKSFLEILNLYRKENKSISEVYREVSALLHDHPDLLREFVHFLPDASATTSNNHMSSMRNSVLRDRNSSIPPIQQKERTMAPHADHDIVHHPDCDNARVTINGDKEKCQHSEKEKDMRDNTDSMEQYRDADKKFNEHDNGKDISMQSFSQKRKPTIRVEDTTSVKLHLGGEGMSFIEKVRQKLPNVDVYQEFVKCLDIFDKEIITRSELHSLVRDLLGRYPDLMDAFGEFMTLCDRTDGLLADIMSKKSLWNEGSLPRSAKVEEKDRNRDHEREDGVKDRDHGNRERDNRLEKSVAFGYNDVGSQKMSLFSSKDKYFAKPINELDLSNCERCTPSYRLLPKNYPIPFASQRTEIGAQVLNDHWVSVTSGSEDYSFKHMRKNQYEESLFRCEDDRFELDMLLESVNVTSKRVEDLLEKINLSDSPVHIEDHLTALNLRCIERLYGDHGLDVMDVLRKNAPLSLPVILTRLKQKQEEWARCRSDFNKVWAEIYFKNYQKSLDHRSFYFKQQDTKSLSTKALLSEIKEINEKKHKEEDVLLTITAENKRPIIPNLEFDYPDQDIHEDLYHLIKYSCRELCSTDQSDKAMRIWTTFLEPMLGIPSRPQGAEDSKDIIRENNFAIRGTAIGMVEISGSSIGGGAESKLPDPPRIEVEGVPPKQSSPCRVWPMNGDSCLEENIFHKANRVDSKVDGLCKLQFNNKQEHSNERLVKSNVLVSAVLEQGNGKVIVETASGLRSTPSRTWNGSVDKGLELVSSSQGGGPSRPLLSNGVMAEGSNAPSFNEKCDGHSKIEREEGELSPTGELEDNFSNYQDASLDKAKHSASGRQCFRTHADKISCRNVAGEMHIDADDEGEESARRSSEDSENGSENCDISGTESVDGEDSTREGQEDRGHHDRDSKVESDGEAEGMDDAHSAGGDGTVLPFSERFLLNVKPLAKYVPLALRNEKKNSRIFYGNDSFYVLFRLHRTLYERIRSAKINSSFGERKWRASNDTSPNDLYSRFMSALRSLLDGSSDNMKFEDDCRSIIGTQSYVLFTLDKLIYKLVKQLQTVATDEIESKLLQLYAYENSRKRGKDVDTVYHDNARVLLHDDSIYRIECSCSPGHLSIQLMEFGNDKPEVTAVSLDPNFSGYLHNDFLSILPDEKEQSGIYLHRNKCKLVCSDEISAACQAMEGLKVVNGLECKITCNSSKVSYVLDTEDYLFRTKGRRRSLHRSGSCRHHQSRSSNGSSSRGQRYQRWLSSS, translated from the exons ATGAAACACCTCCTCAAAAGAAGAAGCCTGttcaatttgaagaagctatcaACTTTGTCG ACACGGTTTGAAGGTGATAACCATGTATACAAgtcatttttagaaattttgaatttgtacAGGAAGGAAAACAAGTCTATAAGTGAGGTCTACCGGGAG GTTTCTGCACTGCTGCACGACCACCCGGACCTTCTTAGGGAGTTTGTTCATTTTCTGCCTGATGCTTCAGCCACAACCTCAAATAATCACATGTCATCTATGAGAAATTCTGTGCTTCGTGATAGAAATTCTTCCATACCACCTATTCAACAA AAAGAGAGAACAATGGCTCCACATGCTGACCACGACATTGTTCATCATCCTGATTGTGACAACGCTAGAGTTACTATAAATGGCGATAAAGAGAAATGTCAGCACAGTGAAAAAGAGAAGGATATGAGAGACAACACAGATAGTATGGAACAGTATAGGGATGCtgataaaaaatttaatgagCATGATAACGGTAAGGACATCAGCATGCAAAGTTTTTCCCAGAAGAGGAAACCTACCATTAGAGTTGAAGATACAACTTCAGTGAAATTGCATCTAGGTGGAGAAG GTATGTCTTTTATTGAGAAGGTAAGGCAGAAGTTACCAAATGTTGATGTTTACCAAGAATTTGTGAAGTGCCTTGATATATTTGACAAGGAAATAATCACTCGATCAGAACTGCATTCTTTG GTGAGAGATTTACTTGGAAGATATCCAGACCTTATGGATGCTTTTGGTGAATTTATGACACTTTGTGACAGAACTG ATGGGCTTCTAGCAGATATCATGAGTAAAA AATCCTTGTGGAATGAAGGTAGTTTACCAAGATCGGCGAAGGTAGAGGAAAAGGATAGAAATCGAGATCATGAAAGGGAGGATGGTGTTAAAGACCGAGACCATGGAAATCGAGAAAGGGATAATAGACTTGAAAAAAGTGTTGCTTTTGGCTATAATGATGTTGGTAGCCAGAAGATGTCTTTATTTTCTAGTAAGGACAAATATTTTGCAAAACCTATCAATGAACTTGACCTCTCTAATTGTGAGCGGTGTACACCCAGTTACCGTCTTCTCCCAAAGAAT TATCCAATACCCTTTGCTAGTCAGAGAACAGAAATTGGTGCTCAAGTTTTAAATGATCATTGGGTTTCTGTCACTTCAGGAAGTGAGGATTACTCTTTTAAACACATGCGTAAAAATCAGTATGAAGAAAGCCTCTTTCGTTGTGAGGATGACAG GTTTGAATTGGATATGTTGTTAGAATCTGTTAATGTAACATCCAAGCGTGTCGAAGACTTATTAGAAAAAATCAACTTGTCGGACAGTCCAGTCCATATTGAAGATCATTTAACAG CACTTAATTTGAGATGCATTGAACGCTTATATGGTGATCATGGCCTTGATGTGATGGATGTGTTAAGGAAGAACGCACCTCTTTCTCTCCCTGTTATATTAACCCGCTTGAAGCAAAAACAAGAAGAGTGGGCACGGTGTCGATCTGATTTTAATAAAGTTTGGGctgaaatatattttaagaattATCAGAAATCTCTTGATCATCGCAGCTTCTATTTCAAGCAGCAGGATACAAAGAGCTTAAGCACAAAAG CTTTGTTATCTGAGATCAAGGAAATTAATGAAAAGAAGCATAAGGAAGAGGATGTACTGCTCACTATTACTGCAGAAAACAAACGAcctataattccaaatttggaatttgactatCCTGATCAGGATATTCATGAAGATCTCTATCATCTTATCAAATATTCCTGTAGAGAACTATGCTCCACAGATCAGTCTGATAAAGCTATGAGAATTTGGACAACCTTCCTGGAGCCCATGCTTGGTATTCCTTCACGGCCCCAGGGTGCCGAGGATTCCAAAGatattattagagaaaataatTTTGCGATTAGAGGTACTGCAATTGGTATGGTAGAGATTAGTGGTAGTTCTATTGGTGGAGGTGCCGAGTCCAAGCTGCCAGATCCTCCCAGAATTGAAGTTGAAGGTGTTccacctaaacaatcaagcccTTGCAGGGTTTGGCCCATGAATGGAGATTCTTGTcttgaagaaaatatttttcacaaAGCAAACCGTGTTGACAGCAAGGTTGATGGTCTCTGTAAATTGCAGTTCAACAACAAACAAGAGCATTCTAATGAGAGGTTGGTAAAATCCAATGTGTTGGTTAGCGCTGTGCTCGAACAAGGGAATGGAAAAGTAATTGTAGAAACTGCATCAG GGCTGCGTTCCACTCCATCCAGAACTTGGAATGGTAGTGTTGATAAAGGGCTTGAGTTAGTATCATCATCACAG GGGGGTGGTCCATCAAGGCCACTGTTGTCCAATGGTGTGATGGCAGAAGGCTCAAATGCTCCTAGTTTCAATGAAAAATGTGATGGACACTCAAAGATAGAGAGAGAAGAGGGCGAATTATCACCAACCGGAGAACTTGAggataatttttcaaattatcaaGATGCTAGTCTCGATAAAGCAAAACACAGTGCCTCGGGCAGGCAATGTTTCAGAACCCATGCAGACAAAATATCTTGCAGGAATGTGGCAGGAGAAATGCATATCGATGCTGATGATGAAGGGGAGGAAAGTGCTAGGCGGTCATCCGAGGACAGCGAAAATGGTTCTGAGAATTGTGATATTTCTGGAACCGAGTCTGTTGATGGAGAGGACAGTACTCGTGAAGGGCAGGAAGACAGGGGTCATCATGACCGTGATAGTAAGGTTGAGAGTGATGGCGAGGCTGAAGGAATGGATGATGCCCATAGTGCTGGGGGTGATGGAACAGTATTACCTTTCTCAGAACGTTTTCTTCTTAATGTGAAGCCACTTGCCAAGTACGTCCCATTGGCATTACGCAATGAAAAAAAGAACTCCCGGATTTTTTATGGAAATGACTCCTTTTATGTCCTTTTTAGACTTCACCGA ACATTGTACGAGCGGATACGATCAGCAAAGATTAATTCATCATTTGGTGAGAGGAAGTGGAGGGCTTCAAATGATACTAGCCCTAATGATCTCTATTCCAG ATTCATGAGTGCACTTCGTAGTTTACTCGATGGCTCCTCTGATAATATGAAGTTTGAGGATGACTGCCGATCTATTATTGGAACCCAGTCGTATGTTCTATTCACTTTGGACAAATTGATTTATAAACTCGTTAAACAG CTTCAAACAGTTGCTACTGATGAGATAGAATCCAAGCTTCTTCAATTATATGCATATGAGAATTCAAGAAAACGTGGAAAAGATGTAGACACAGTTTATCATGATAATGCCCGTGTGCTTCTTCATGACGATAGCATCTACCGAATCGAATGT TCATGTAGTCCAGGTCATCTATCCATTCAGCTAATGGAATTTGGCAATGATAAGCCTGAAGTGACGGCTGTTTCACTGGATCCCAATTTCTCAGGTTACCTGCACAATGATTTCCTCTCCATTCTCCCGGACGAAAAAGAGCAGTCTGGAATCTACTTACACAG AAATAAGTGCAAGCTTGTCTGCAGTGATGAAATTTCTGCTGCATGCC